A genomic stretch from Vicinamibacterales bacterium includes:
- a CDS encoding ATP-dependent DNA helicase RecQ, translating into MGKTAVMDDVRTTLRARFGHDAFRDGQERIVEAVVDGHDVMAVMPTGSGKSLCYQLPALMLPGTTIVVSPLISLMKDQVDELNRRDIPSGALHSTMTTGERRTVVSAARAGELHLLYVAPERFGSSLFVDLIGDVPVARFVVDEAHCVSQWGHDFRPDYRGLRTAAARCRRSDGAAGRPPVAAFTATATPEVRDDIVTLLGLETPRRLVAGFDRPNIFLRVERADEGDKHRLLPSLVRGRRAIVYTATRKTAESAAARLAAAGVTAEAYHAGLEDAERTRVQDAFASGSLPVVCATNAFGMGIDRPDVDAVVHYAIPGSVEAYYQEIGRAGRDGRQATATLLWDYGDVLTREFLIDSPKRDNSAHRRGRPPDSEEAARRRLLEHTKLRRMVDYADTRACLRATILRYFGDPDVREACRACGNCRPDRPGGRISSGRWP; encoded by the coding sequence ATGGGCAAGACCGCGGTGATGGACGATGTGCGAACGACGCTGCGCGCGCGATTCGGCCACGACGCGTTTCGTGATGGGCAGGAGCGGATCGTCGAGGCCGTGGTCGACGGGCACGACGTCATGGCCGTCATGCCGACCGGATCGGGCAAGTCGCTGTGCTACCAGCTGCCGGCGCTGATGCTGCCCGGCACGACGATCGTCGTCTCGCCGCTGATCTCGCTGATGAAAGATCAGGTCGACGAGCTCAACCGGCGCGATATTCCCTCGGGCGCGCTGCACTCGACGATGACGACCGGCGAACGGCGCACCGTCGTATCGGCGGCGCGCGCCGGCGAGCTGCATCTCCTCTATGTCGCGCCGGAACGGTTCGGCTCGTCGCTGTTCGTCGATCTGATCGGAGACGTCCCGGTGGCGCGGTTCGTCGTCGACGAGGCGCACTGCGTGTCGCAATGGGGGCACGATTTCCGGCCGGACTATCGCGGCCTGCGAACGGCTGCCGCCCGTTGCCGGCGCAGCGACGGCGCCGCGGGCCGGCCCCCCGTGGCGGCCTTCACCGCGACCGCGACGCCGGAAGTGCGCGACGACATCGTCACGCTGCTCGGTCTCGAGACGCCGCGGCGGCTCGTCGCCGGCTTCGACCGGCCGAACATCTTCCTGCGCGTCGAGCGGGCGGACGAGGGGGACAAGCACCGGCTGCTGCCGTCGCTCGTTCGCGGACGGCGCGCGATCGTCTACACGGCCACGCGCAAGACGGCGGAGTCGGCCGCCGCGCGGCTGGCGGCAGCCGGCGTCACCGCCGAGGCCTACCACGCCGGATTGGAGGACGCCGAGCGGACGCGCGTGCAGGATGCCTTCGCCTCCGGCTCCCTGCCGGTCGTCTGCGCGACCAATGCGTTCGGCATGGGAATCGACCGTCCCGATGTCGATGCGGTCGTCCACTATGCGATCCCCGGTTCCGTCGAGGCCTACTATCAGGAGATCGGCCGGGCCGGGCGGGACGGCCGTCAGGCGACGGCTACACTCCTGTGGGACTACGGCGACGTGCTGACGCGCGAGTTCCTGATCGACAGCCCGAAGCGCGACAACTCTGCCCATCGCCGCGGGCGGCCGCCGGATTCGGAGGAAGCCGCTCGGCGCAGGCTGCTCGAGCACACGAAGCTGCGCCGAATGGTCGACTATGCCGACACTCGCGCCTGCCTGCGCGCCACCATCCTGCGCTACTTCGGCGATCCCGACGTGCGCGAGGCCTGCCGCGCGTGCGGCAACTGCCGGCCCGACCGGCCGGGAGGAAGGATCAGTAGCGGACGCTGGCCTTGA
- a CDS encoding HipA family kinase, which yields MRTVSVTRYVTPLREGGSLPGLVEADDEGLYVLKFSAAGHGVLALVAELVSGEIARTLGLPVPELVLARLDAELARTEPDPEIHALIHDSAGLNLALDFLPGSVNFDPLVHALTPALASRIVWLDGFVSNVDRTARNTNMLMWHRTPWLIDHGSSLYFHHADGWQNEPARATAPFPAIRDHVLLRLASQIREEDAALAAALTPAAIDAVLDRVPEEWAIDVAPYRRYFLERLAAPRAFVEEAAGAR from the coding sequence GTGCGAACCGTCAGCGTCACCCGCTATGTCACGCCGCTGCGCGAGGGCGGTTCGCTGCCCGGGCTGGTCGAGGCAGACGACGAAGGGCTGTACGTCCTGAAGTTCAGCGCCGCCGGTCACGGCGTCCTCGCCCTCGTCGCCGAGCTGGTCTCGGGCGAGATCGCGCGCACGCTCGGCCTACCGGTGCCGGAACTGGTCCTGGCGCGCCTCGACGCCGAACTGGCGCGCACCGAGCCCGACCCCGAGATCCACGCGCTCATCCACGACAGCGCCGGACTCAATCTGGCGCTGGACTTCCTTCCCGGATCGGTGAACTTCGATCCGCTGGTGCACGCGCTGACGCCGGCGCTCGCGTCGCGCATCGTCTGGCTCGACGGCTTCGTCAGCAACGTGGACCGGACCGCGCGAAACACCAACATGCTGATGTGGCACCGCACGCCGTGGCTCATCGATCACGGGTCGTCGCTGTACTTCCATCATGCCGACGGCTGGCAGAACGAGCCGGCTCGGGCGACGGCGCCGTTTCCGGCGATCCGCGACCACGTGCTGCTGCGCCTCGCCTCACAGATTCGCGAGGAGGACGCGGCACTGGCGGCGGCACTCACGCCCGCCGCGATCGACGCGGTGCTGGACCGGGTGCCGGAGGAGTGGGCGATCGACGTGGCGCCGTACCGGCGGTATTTCCTGGAACGGCTCGCGGCGCCGCGCGCCTTCGTCGAGGAGGCCGCCGGTGCCCGCTGA
- a CDS encoding DUF3037 domain-containing protein has translation MPADYTYDYAIVRVVPRIDRGEQINVGVILSCADTDFLDARIEIDEAVLRALDPALDLATLRANLDVIPAVCRGGPEAGPIGLLPARNRFRWLVAPRSTIIQPSAVHTGRTSDPAACLEHLMDRTVRR, from the coding sequence GTGCCCGCTGACTACACCTACGACTACGCGATCGTCCGCGTCGTACCGCGCATCGATCGTGGCGAGCAGATCAACGTCGGCGTCATCCTGTCGTGCGCCGACACCGACTTTCTCGACGCCCGCATCGAGATCGACGAAGCGGTCCTGCGCGCGCTCGATCCGGCGCTCGATCTGGCGACGCTGCGCGCCAACCTCGACGTCATTCCCGCGGTCTGCCGCGGCGGTCCCGAGGCCGGCCCGATCGGGCTCCTGCCGGCGCGCAACCGTTTCCGCTGGCTCGTCGCGCCGCGCAGCACGATCATCCAGCCGTCGGCGGTTCACACCGGCCGCACCAGCGATCCCGCCGCCTGCCTCGAGCACCTCATGGACCGCACCGTCCGCCGCTGA
- a CDS encoding helix-turn-helix domain-containing protein, whose translation MRDSFGARLRLHREQKHVSLGEVAEQTKIKASLLEGLERDDISQWPAGIFRRAYVRAYAAAIGFDPDTAVREFLAVYTNPAETAEPPPPAPSGLRGLFESFRRRPSIAIPASVSESASAAAGKRIVEDPPTTAVKEAPAEPVEPTVTAQAEAPMVPSSESPAARPGPRAVDAPVRAPDAGLKAADLLAAARVCTELGRVEDAGQIVPLLGEAAKVLRARGLIVWVWDSAGEELKPALVHGYSGKVRARLRGVSASADNLTAAAYRAAAPLGRSGALAVPLLAASGCAGVLAIEVDNGREQETDVRALATFFAAMLTQFVASPAAEAREVDPPEAPGTPVPAVSAVQPR comes from the coding sequence ATGCGTGATTCGTTTGGCGCGCGCCTGCGCCTGCACCGTGAACAGAAGCACGTCTCCCTCGGCGAGGTAGCCGAGCAGACGAAGATCAAGGCGTCCCTCCTCGAGGGCCTCGAGCGCGACGACATCTCGCAGTGGCCGGCGGGCATCTTCCGACGCGCCTACGTGCGGGCCTACGCTGCCGCGATCGGCTTCGATCCAGACACCGCCGTCCGGGAATTCCTTGCGGTCTACACCAATCCGGCCGAGACGGCGGAGCCGCCGCCGCCGGCTCCGAGCGGCCTGCGCGGTCTCTTCGAATCGTTCCGCCGCCGGCCGTCGATCGCAATACCGGCGTCGGTGTCCGAATCGGCCAGCGCCGCAGCGGGGAAGCGAATCGTCGAGGACCCTCCCACTACGGCCGTCAAGGAGGCTCCAGCCGAGCCGGTCGAGCCGACCGTGACGGCGCAGGCCGAAGCACCGATGGTCCCGTCCTCGGAGTCCCCTGCGGCCCGGCCCGGTCCACGGGCTGTGGACGCCCCGGTCCGTGCACCCGACGCTGGCCTGAAGGCGGCCGACCTGCTGGCCGCCGCGAGGGTGTGTACCGAGCTAGGCCGGGTCGAAGACGCGGGGCAGATCGTTCCGCTCCTTGGTGAAGCGGCCAAGGTGCTGCGGGCCCGCGGTCTCATCGTGTGGGTCTGGGACAGTGCCGGCGAGGAGTTGAAACCGGCGCTGGTGCACGGGTACTCCGGGAAGGTACGCGCGCGGCTGCGCGGCGTGAGCGCGAGCGCCGACAACCTGACGGCGGCGGCGTATCGCGCCGCGGCGCCGCTCGGCCGGAGCGGCGCGCTCGCGGTGCCGCTCCTGGCGGCGTCGGGATGCGCGGGCGTACTCGCCATCGAAGTAGACAATGGCCGCGAACAGGAAACCGACGTCCGCGCGCTGGCGACCTTCTTCGCCGCGATGCTGACGCAGTTCGTGGCCAGCCCCGCTGCCGAGGCGCGCGAGGTCGACCCGCCCGAGGCTCCTGGCACGCCGGTGCCCGCCGTCTCCGCCGTTCAGCCCCGCTAG
- a CDS encoding S1 RNA-binding domain-containing protein gives MEDEDFATLFAASEMQTKRFQTGQTITGTIVAIGAAEALVNVGAKGEASIDRGELTGEDGTLAFKVGDRIEATVMSTSGGITLSRRLQRGAATARQIEDAYRAGLPVEGKVEAQVKGGYTVTIARQRAFCPFSQIDTIRAPDPAVHEGRVYPFRITEYGDGGRRFVVSRRALLQEDQAVKAAAVRQGIAPGMTVKGRVASVREFGAFVDIGGNVQGLLHVSEMSWTRVADPSAVVKPGDEITVRVLRVEDDKIALGLKQLTEDPWTAAAAGLQIGQLLNGTVEKVEKFGVFVAVAPGVSGLVPASETGLPRDADLRKAFPRGAPLDVIVLEIDAAARRIRLSSKAVAAAREDAEVRDYAARDAAPSSSMGSLADRLRSALKRSDGE, from the coding sequence ATGGAAGACGAAGACTTTGCGACGCTGTTTGCCGCCTCCGAGATGCAGACGAAGCGGTTCCAGACCGGCCAGACGATCACCGGCACCATCGTCGCGATCGGCGCGGCCGAGGCGCTGGTCAACGTCGGCGCGAAAGGCGAGGCCTCGATCGACCGCGGCGAGCTGACCGGCGAAGACGGCACGCTGGCGTTCAAGGTCGGCGATCGCATCGAAGCGACGGTGATGTCGACGAGCGGCGGCATCACCCTGTCGCGCCGGCTGCAGCGCGGCGCCGCCACGGCGCGCCAGATCGAGGACGCGTATCGCGCCGGCCTCCCGGTTGAAGGCAAGGTGGAGGCGCAGGTGAAGGGCGGCTACACCGTGACGATCGCCCGGCAGCGGGCGTTCTGCCCGTTCTCGCAGATCGACACGATCCGGGCGCCGGACCCGGCCGTCCACGAGGGGCGCGTCTATCCCTTCCGCATCACCGAGTACGGCGACGGCGGACGCCGGTTCGTCGTGTCGCGCCGGGCGCTCCTCCAGGAGGATCAGGCGGTCAAGGCCGCCGCCGTGCGTCAGGGGATTGCGCCCGGCATGACGGTGAAAGGCCGCGTCGCCTCGGTCCGCGAGTTTGGCGCCTTCGTCGACATCGGCGGCAATGTGCAGGGTCTCCTGCACGTCTCCGAGATGTCGTGGACGCGCGTCGCCGATCCGTCAGCGGTGGTCAAGCCCGGTGACGAGATCACCGTCCGCGTTCTGCGCGTCGAAGACGACAAGATCGCGCTCGGCCTGAAGCAGTTGACCGAGGATCCGTGGACCGCCGCCGCGGCGGGATTGCAGATCGGGCAGCTGCTCAACGGCACCGTCGAGAAGGTCGAGAAGTTCGGCGTGTTCGTGGCGGTCGCGCCTGGCGTGTCGGGGCTCGTGCCCGCCAGCGAAACCGGCCTGCCGAGGGACGCCGATCTGCGCAAGGCCTTCCCGCGCGGCGCGCCTCTGGACGTGATCGTCCTCGAGATCGACGCCGCCGCCCGGCGGATTCGCCTCAGCAGCAAGGCGGTCGCGGCGGCGCGGGAGGACGCGGAAGTGCGCGACTACGCCGCGCGCGACGCCGCGCCGTCTTCGTCGATGGGATCGCTCGCGGACCGGCTGCGCAGTGCGCTGAAACGGTCAGACGGGGAATAG
- a CDS encoding VWA domain-containing protein produces the protein MTRRLAGPLAGLLGLCCLWSTPSAATQSAAPQQPSTFRGSSELVRVFATVLDKDGRLVTTLTKDQFELRDDGKPQPLTLFDNTPQPIKLIEMLDVSGSMEGNLPILREASDALFTRLRPDDLVRVGAFGHEVKISEPFTNDIRDLRAFVPRYIAPDAPTPLWHALEEAIAGFGKEQDERRAILVMTDGKDTGAIGIGGFGRHVPSQGGVIDRARDADTMIYAVGMRSRQRPHGQTDMRAMMLDDLPDPGLAKVAEETGGGYLEIHGGEDLSSAFAHVADELHGQYLLGYVPPKRDGKVHSIDVRVTDKSLKPRARKNYVAPK, from the coding sequence ATGACCCGCCGCCTCGCCGGTCCGCTCGCAGGGCTCCTCGGCCTGTGCTGTCTGTGGTCCACGCCGTCCGCGGCCACCCAGTCCGCGGCGCCGCAGCAGCCCTCCACGTTTCGGGGAAGCAGCGAGCTGGTGCGCGTCTTCGCGACGGTCCTCGACAAGGACGGCCGCCTCGTCACGACGCTGACCAAGGATCAGTTCGAACTCCGTGACGACGGCAAGCCGCAGCCACTGACGCTCTTCGACAACACACCCCAGCCGATCAAGCTGATCGAGATGCTCGACGTGTCGGGCAGCATGGAAGGCAACCTGCCGATCCTGCGTGAGGCGTCGGACGCGCTCTTCACGCGGCTGCGTCCAGACGACCTCGTCCGCGTCGGCGCCTTCGGTCACGAAGTGAAGATCAGCGAGCCTTTCACCAACGACATCCGCGATCTGCGGGCGTTCGTGCCACGTTACATCGCCCCCGATGCGCCGACGCCGCTGTGGCACGCGCTCGAGGAGGCGATCGCCGGCTTCGGCAAGGAGCAGGACGAGCGCCGCGCGATCCTGGTGATGACCGACGGCAAGGACACCGGCGCGATCGGCATCGGCGGATTCGGCCGCCACGTGCCCAGCCAGGGCGGCGTCATCGATCGCGCGCGCGACGCCGACACCATGATCTACGCCGTCGGCATGCGCAGCCGGCAGCGGCCGCACGGGCAGACCGACATGCGCGCGATGATGCTCGACGACCTGCCGGATCCCGGTCTCGCCAAGGTCGCCGAGGAAACCGGCGGCGGCTACCTCGAGATCCACGGCGGCGAGGATCTCTCGTCCGCGTTCGCACATGTCGCCGACGAGCTGCACGGTCAGTATTTGCTCGGCTACGTGCCGCCGAAGCGCGACGGCAAGGTGCACTCGATCGACGTCCGCGTCACCGACAAGAGCCTGAAGCCGCGCGCCCGCAAGAATTACGTCGCGCCGAAATAG
- a CDS encoding heparan-alpha-glucosaminide N-acetyltransferase domain-containing protein has protein sequence MNDQPGRRRVESVDLLRGTVMVLMVLDHVRDFFGGTAISPTNLATTTVPLFLTRWITHICAPTFFLLTGTSAYLVSRRRPGRELSRFLLTRGLWLVFLDAVLVRCFAFQFNVDYHVTVLNVLWALGWSMVALSALVALPVPAVLWIGVVMIATHNLLDPIRPAAFGSLAPLWTVLHVQGFLVNRSGFVVLLAYPLIPWIGVTAVGYALGPIFAWPSERRRRLLWTTGLALTVAFVALRWLDVYGDPVRWSVQHSSAMTVVSFLNTTKYPPSLLFLLMTIGPALLLWSAFERLAAGALAPLRTIGGVPLFYFVVHLFAIHALAVAICALRYGGVHWMFESPDLGHFPISEPPGWALGLPLVYTIWIAIVALLYLPCRWYAGVKARSTRAWLSYF, from the coding sequence ATGAACGATCAGCCTGGGCGGCGCCGCGTCGAATCGGTCGACCTGTTGCGCGGAACCGTGATGGTGCTGATGGTCCTCGATCACGTCCGCGATTTCTTCGGCGGGACAGCTATCAGCCCGACCAATCTGGCGACCACGACGGTGCCGCTGTTCCTGACGCGCTGGATCACGCACATCTGCGCACCGACCTTCTTCCTGCTGACCGGCACCAGCGCCTATCTTGTCAGCCGGCGCCGGCCTGGCCGCGAGCTGTCCCGATTTCTCCTGACGCGCGGCCTCTGGCTCGTTTTCCTCGACGCGGTGCTCGTCCGCTGTTTCGCGTTTCAATTCAACGTCGACTATCACGTCACCGTGCTCAACGTCCTCTGGGCGCTGGGGTGGTCGATGGTGGCGCTCTCGGCGCTCGTGGCGTTGCCCGTTCCGGCCGTGCTGTGGATCGGCGTCGTGATGATCGCCACGCACAACCTGCTCGATCCGATCCGCCCCGCGGCGTTCGGATCGCTGGCGCCGCTCTGGACCGTGCTGCACGTCCAGGGCTTTCTCGTGAACCGCTCAGGCTTCGTCGTGCTGCTGGCCTACCCGTTGATTCCGTGGATCGGCGTCACGGCGGTGGGCTACGCGCTCGGGCCGATCTTCGCGTGGCCGTCGGAGCGGCGCCGCCGCCTGCTCTGGACGACCGGCCTGGCGCTGACGGTGGCCTTCGTCGCCCTGCGCTGGTTGGACGTCTACGGCGATCCGGTCCGCTGGTCCGTTCAGCATTCGAGCGCGATGACCGTCGTGTCGTTTCTCAACACGACGAAATATCCGCCGTCACTGCTGTTCCTGCTGATGACGATCGGGCCGGCACTGCTGCTCTGGTCTGCCTTCGAGCGCCTGGCGGCCGGCGCGCTGGCGCCCCTCCGCACCATCGGCGGCGTCCCGCTTTTCTACTTCGTCGTCCATCTCTTCGCGATCCACGCGCTCGCCGTTGCCATCTGCGCGCTGCGCTACGGCGGCGTGCACTGGATGTTCGAGTCGCCGGATCTCGGGCATTTCCCGATCAGCGAGCCGCCTGGCTGGGCGCTGGGCCTGCCGCTCGTCTACACGATCTGGATCGCAATCGTTGCGCTGCTCTACCTGCCATGCCGCTGGTATGCGGGCGTCAAGGCGCGGAGCACCCGTGCCTGGCTCAGCTATTTCTGA
- a CDS encoding methyltransferase, protein MFSHGSKSRLTERDLGRFPGGTLFERIARAVCRAGCLPRKELYEAWETARRVRRVFRGGRVVDLGGGHGLVAGILLILDDTSPHAVVTDVAVPASAAALWEALERDWPRLSGRVEFLAVDMTRVPLFPADLVVSVHACGALTDAVLARASAVKARVAVLPCCHDRAGCDAGGLEGWMDVALAIDATRALRLEQAGYRVRTQTIPAAITPKNRLLIAGPAEKSNDVIPTDVKQNDKSVRH, encoded by the coding sequence GTGTTCTCTCATGGCTCCAAGAGCCGGCTGACCGAACGCGATCTCGGCCGGTTTCCGGGTGGAACCCTGTTCGAGCGGATCGCCCGCGCGGTGTGCCGCGCCGGGTGTCTCCCGCGGAAGGAGCTCTACGAGGCGTGGGAAACCGCCCGCCGGGTGCGGCGGGTGTTCCGGGGCGGACGCGTGGTCGACCTTGGCGGCGGGCATGGGCTCGTGGCCGGCATTCTGCTGATTCTCGATGACACCTCGCCGCACGCGGTCGTAACGGATGTGGCAGTCCCCGCGTCCGCTGCGGCGCTGTGGGAGGCGCTCGAGCGCGACTGGCCGCGTCTCTCGGGCCGGGTCGAGTTTCTCGCGGTCGACATGACCCGCGTCCCTCTGTTCCCGGCCGACCTGGTCGTCTCGGTTCATGCGTGCGGCGCGCTGACCGATGCCGTGCTGGCCCGCGCCTCAGCCGTGAAGGCGCGCGTGGCCGTACTGCCGTGCTGCCACGATCGCGCCGGCTGCGATGCCGGCGGCCTTGAAGGTTGGATGGACGTCGCACTGGCGATCGACGCGACCCGAGCGTTGCGGCTCGAGCAGGCCGGCTACCGCGTGCGGACGCAAACGATTCCGGCGGCGATTACGCCGAAGAACCGGCTGCTGATCGCGGGGCCCGCCGAAAAAAGTAACGATGTAATTCCTACTGACGTGAAACAAAACGACAAATCCGTGCGACACTGA
- a CDS encoding cysteine synthase family protein, whose protein sequence is MAHIAASVLQAIGNTPLVRLTRVVSPGSADVLVKLELANPTGSYKDRMALAMVEGAEARGALRPGMRVVEFTGGSTGSSLGMVCAAKGYPFVVLSSDAFAKEKLLTMKAFGADLRMVPSDGGRVTPALFERFRAEIKTLADEPGTFWTDQFHNTDALDGYAQIGRELLEQTGGRLDVFCGAVGTGGMLAGVARALRGAGSGARIVALEPAESPAMTAGHGGAHRVEGIATGAIPPHLTGHPHDEARAIGEAEARTMARRLAREEGLLVGTSSGLNIAAAVALARELGEGKVVATVAVDTGLKYLAGDLFA, encoded by the coding sequence GTGGCCCACATCGCGGCGTCCGTTCTTCAGGCGATCGGCAACACGCCCCTCGTCAGGCTCACGCGCGTCGTCTCGCCTGGTTCGGCGGACGTACTCGTGAAACTCGAGCTCGCCAATCCGACCGGATCCTACAAGGATCGCATGGCGCTCGCGATGGTCGAGGGAGCCGAAGCGCGCGGCGCGCTCCGGCCGGGTATGCGCGTCGTCGAGTTCACGGGGGGCAGCACCGGCTCCTCGCTCGGCATGGTCTGCGCGGCGAAGGGCTACCCGTTCGTCGTGCTGTCGTCGGACGCGTTCGCGAAGGAAAAGCTTTTGACGATGAAGGCGTTTGGCGCGGACCTGCGGATGGTGCCGAGCGACGGCGGCAGGGTGACGCCGGCGCTCTTCGAGCGGTTTCGGGCGGAAATCAAGACCCTGGCCGACGAGCCCGGCACGTTCTGGACGGACCAGTTCCACAACACCGACGCCTTGGACGGCTACGCGCAGATCGGACGCGAACTGCTCGAACAGACCGGCGGCCGCCTCGACGTCTTCTGCGGTGCCGTCGGCACCGGCGGCATGCTGGCGGGCGTCGCCCGCGCGCTTCGCGGGGCCGGCAGCGGCGCGCGGATTGTCGCGCTCGAGCCTGCCGAGTCGCCGGCGATGACGGCGGGGCACGGCGGCGCGCACCGGGTCGAGGGGATTGCGACCGGTGCGATCCCGCCGCACCTGACCGGCCATCCGCACGACGAGGCGCGCGCGATCGGGGAAGCGGAAGCGCGCACCATGGCGCGACGCCTCGCTCGCGAGGAAGGACTGCTCGTCGGCACGTCGAGCGGTCTCAACATTGCCGCCGCCGTCGCGCTCGCGCGCGAGCTGGGCGAGGGGAAGGTCGTGGCGACCGTCGCGGTCGATACAGGCCTGAAATACCTCGCCGGCGACCTGTTCGCATGA
- a CDS encoding RNA polymerase sigma factor: MKEVASRRVQSTAVAAIDPINETVKAVYVAESRRVLATLIRLLGDFEAAEEALHDAFRAALEQWPRDGVPANPRAWLVSAGRFKAIDAMRRRARFDQLDEQQATERLPVQDVAAWADEESVEDDRLRLIFTCCHPALAPDAQIALTLREVCGLTTEEIAQAFLTPPPTLAQRIVRAKAKIRSARIPYRVPDAPELPQRLGAVLRVIYLVFNEGYAASSGRSLTRHDLSSEAIRLGRLLVEMLPEAEARGLLALMLLHESRRAARSTAEGEVILLDDQDRSLWDRASIEEGLQLVRESLRARPVGPYAVQAAIAAVHATAPRAADTDWNEIVGLYDVLGRLEPSPVIELNRAVAVAMRDGPAAGVALIEAILARGQLADYRPAHAARAELCRRLGAKAAARTSYERALALTKQEPERRYLERRLAEL, from the coding sequence ATGAAGGAGGTCGCGTCGCGCCGGGTACAATCGACTGCCGTGGCGGCGATCGATCCCATCAACGAGACGGTCAAAGCGGTATACGTCGCGGAATCGCGGCGCGTGCTGGCGACGTTGATCCGGCTGCTCGGCGACTTCGAGGCGGCGGAAGAGGCGCTTCACGACGCGTTCCGGGCGGCGCTCGAACAGTGGCCGCGCGACGGCGTCCCGGCGAATCCGCGCGCCTGGCTGGTCTCGGCGGGACGGTTCAAGGCCATCGACGCGATGCGGCGCCGCGCCCGCTTCGACCAGCTTGACGAGCAGCAGGCGACCGAGCGGCTGCCAGTCCAGGATGTCGCAGCGTGGGCCGACGAGGAGAGCGTGGAAGACGATCGGCTGCGGCTGATTTTTACCTGCTGCCATCCGGCGCTCGCGCCCGACGCGCAGATCGCGTTGACGCTGCGCGAGGTCTGCGGACTGACCACAGAAGAAATCGCGCAGGCGTTTCTGACGCCGCCGCCCACCCTGGCGCAGCGGATCGTCCGCGCCAAGGCGAAGATCCGAAGCGCCCGGATTCCGTACCGGGTACCGGACGCGCCGGAGCTGCCGCAGCGGCTCGGCGCCGTGCTGCGGGTGATCTACCTCGTGTTCAACGAGGGATACGCCGCCTCGTCGGGCCGCTCGTTGACGAGGCACGACCTGTCGTCGGAGGCGATTCGGCTGGGGCGGCTGCTCGTCGAGATGCTTCCCGAAGCCGAGGCGCGCGGCCTGCTGGCGCTGATGCTGCTCCATGAATCGCGGCGCGCCGCCCGCTCGACCGCCGAGGGGGAGGTCATCCTGCTCGACGATCAGGACCGCAGCCTCTGGGATCGCGCCTCGATCGAGGAGGGGCTTCAGCTCGTGCGGGAGTCGCTGCGCGCCAGGCCGGTCGGGCCGTATGCCGTTCAGGCCGCGATTGCCGCCGTCCACGCGACGGCGCCGCGCGCCGCCGACACGGACTGGAACGAGATTGTCGGGCTCTACGACGTGCTCGGGCGCCTGGAGCCGTCCCCGGTCATTGAGCTGAATCGCGCTGTCGCGGTGGCTATGCGCGACGGCCCGGCGGCCGGCGTCGCGCTGATCGAGGCGATTCTCGCGCGCGGCCAGCTCGCCGACTACCGCCCCGCGCACGCCGCGCGCGCCGAGCTGTGCCGGCGGCTCGGCGCGAAAGCCGCCGCCCGCACCTCCTACGAGCGTGCCCTGGCGCTGACGAAACAGGAACCGGAGCGGCGTTATCTCGAGCGGAGGCTCGCCGAACTATGA
- a CDS encoding YciI family protein, producing the protein MKYLCLVYLGKDKWSAVPDRECKNCGDGLRLSGKLLAAEPLEPIETATSVRVRNGQIAITDGPFAETKEHLAGFYLVDAADLDEAIQIASKIPPAREGTIEVRPVRELQP; encoded by the coding sequence ATGAAGTATCTGTGTCTGGTGTATCTCGGCAAGGACAAGTGGAGCGCGGTGCCGGATCGCGAGTGCAAGAATTGCGGCGACGGACTGCGCCTGAGCGGCAAGCTGCTCGCCGCCGAGCCGCTCGAGCCCATCGAAACGGCGACCTCCGTGCGCGTCCGCAATGGCCAGATCGCGATCACCGACGGGCCGTTCGCCGAGACGAAGGAGCACCTCGCCGGCTTCTATCTCGTCGATGCCGCCGACCTCGACGAAGCGATCCAGATCGCCTCGAAGATCCCGCCGGCGCGCGAAGGGACGATAGAAGTCCGCCCGGTGCGCGAACTGCAGCCCTAG